From Chryseobacterium gallinarum, one genomic window encodes:
- a CDS encoding DUF2797 domain-containing protein, with protein MQFQGQILKMTSYDAKPIQYYLNLSGDLIHMNELFGKELSIKHIGFQCVNCGEDKPVYRMGFCKNCFFESPYASDTIIRPELSTAHLGVAERDLEVEKEIQLQPHTVYLAYTGDVKVGVTRNTQIPTRWIDQGATFALPIARTDNRYEAGMIEVALKNHLPDKTNWRKMLQDDFEGEIDLADFRQKIKEYFPEDFQKFYRDGEDLWMFDYPFEKPEKVTSFSLDKKPEFKGRLTGIKGQYLGFEGGNFINVRGHEGYLIELEVKNKS; from the coding sequence ATGCAGTTTCAAGGGCAAATTTTAAAAATGACGAGCTACGATGCGAAGCCGATTCAATACTATCTTAATCTTTCAGGTGATCTGATCCACATGAATGAACTTTTTGGAAAGGAGCTAAGCATAAAGCATATAGGGTTTCAATGTGTAAACTGCGGGGAGGATAAACCTGTTTACAGGATGGGCTTCTGCAAAAATTGTTTTTTTGAAAGCCCGTATGCCAGTGACACAATTATCCGTCCGGAACTTTCTACTGCACACCTGGGAGTTGCTGAACGTGACCTTGAAGTGGAAAAAGAAATTCAGCTTCAGCCTCACACTGTTTATCTGGCTTATACGGGAGACGTAAAAGTAGGAGTGACCAGAAACACCCAGATTCCTACCAGATGGATTGATCAGGGAGCAACTTTTGCCCTGCCGATCGCCAGGACAGACAATCGTTATGAGGCTGGAATGATAGAAGTCGCCTTAAAGAATCATTTGCCTGATAAAACCAATTGGAGGAAAATGCTTCAGGATGATTTTGAAGGAGAAATAGATCTTGCGGATTTCAGACAAAAGATTAAGGAATATTTCCCTGAAGATTTCCAAAAATTCTACAGAGATGGAGAAGATTTATGGATGTTTGATTATCCTTTTGAAAAACCGGAAAAAGTAACTTCTTTTAGCTTGGACAAAAAACCCGAGTTTAAGGGGAGGCTTACCGGAATCAAAGGACAGTATTTGGGATTTGAAGGCGGAAACTTCATTAATGTAAGGGGACATGAAGGATACCTTATTGAATTGGAAGTAAAAAATAAATCCTAA
- a CDS encoding GDP-mannose 4,6-dehydratase, translated as MIYLVTGGSGFIGSHLIEKLLRNGHSVINIDNFDDFYDYQIKIKNTLESIGVNPDFEFSGKETDIRHLISLSSSEKYTLYYQDIRDKKGLESIFKNHHIDMVIHLAALAGVRPSIERPLEYEEVNVRGSMNLWELCRDFNIKKFICASSSSVYGNNEKIPFSETDNVDHPISPYAATKKSGEILGHVYHELYHIDMIQLRFFTVYGPRQRPDLAIHKFTRLISDAREIPFYGDGNTARDYTYIDDIIDGIVKSIVYLENHSGVYEILNLGENQVVTLNEMVTAIEEALGMAATKKILPMQPGDVTKTNADITKAKALIGYQPGTDFQNGIKKFVEWFLRKRH; from the coding sequence ATGATTTACCTTGTAACAGGAGGCAGCGGATTCATTGGTTCTCATTTAATTGAAAAATTATTAAGAAATGGACATTCTGTCATAAACATTGACAATTTTGATGATTTCTATGATTATCAGATTAAAATTAAAAATACATTAGAGTCAATTGGTGTAAATCCGGATTTTGAGTTTTCCGGTAAAGAGACTGATATACGGCATTTAATTTCACTTTCCTCATCGGAAAAATATACTCTTTACTACCAGGATATCAGAGACAAAAAGGGGCTTGAAAGCATTTTTAAAAATCATCATATTGATATGGTCATCCACCTGGCTGCCCTTGCCGGGGTGCGCCCTTCTATTGAAAGGCCTTTGGAATATGAAGAGGTTAATGTCCGTGGTTCAATGAACCTTTGGGAATTATGCCGTGATTTTAATATTAAAAAATTCATTTGTGCCTCGTCATCAAGTGTTTATGGAAACAATGAAAAAATTCCTTTTTCGGAAACCGATAATGTAGACCATCCTATTTCCCCTTATGCGGCCACTAAAAAAAGCGGGGAAATATTAGGACATGTCTATCATGAGCTGTATCACATTGATATGATTCAGCTCCGTTTTTTCACCGTATACGGGCCCAGACAAAGACCGGACCTTGCGATACATAAGTTTACCCGTCTTATTTCAGACGCCCGGGAAATTCCTTTTTATGGAGATGGCAATACAGCCCGGGATTATACTTATATTGATGATATTATTGATGGTATCGTTAAATCTATTGTTTACCTGGAAAATCATTCCGGGGTGTATGAAATTCTTAATTTAGGAGAAAACCAGGTGGTCACCTTAAATGAAATGGTAACTGCCATTGAAGAAGCGCTGGGGATGGCAGCCACCAAAAAAATTCTGCCAATGCAGCCGGGAGATGTCACAAAAACTAATGCAGATATTACCAAAGCGAAGGCTTTAATAGGGTATCAGCCGGGCACAGACTTCCAAAATGGCATAAAAAAATTTGTGGAATGGTTTTTGAGAAAACGTCATTAA
- a CDS encoding DUF2795 domain-containing protein gives MYWTLELASYLSDAPWPMTKAELIDYAIRTGAPMEVVENLQAIEDEGEIYESIEEVWSDYPTDEDFLWNEDEY, from the coding sequence ATGTACTGGACATTAGAATTAGCTTCATATCTAAGTGACGCACCTTGGCCAATGACAAAAGCAGAGCTTATTGACTACGCAATCAGAACTGGTGCACCAATGGAAGTAGTGGAAAACCTTCAGGCAATTGAAGATGAAGGAGAAATTTATGAATCTATTGAGGAAGTTTGGAGTGACTATCCTACTGACGAGGACTTCCTTTGGAACGAGGATGAATATTAA
- the secA gene encoding preprotein translocase subunit SecA codes for MSFLNKVLKGFLGDKKAQDLKEVKKVVTKIKAVEPDIQQLSDDGLRQKTAEFKENIKSATSKITAQIEQIKEQIKNSTNVDEKEALFSKIESLKKESYEIEEKVLVQLLPEAFALVKETARRWAQNGEIRVTATDWDRELVAAGKDFVEIQGDQAVWKNSWDAAGTPVVWDMVHYDVQFIGGIILHSGKIAEMATGEGKTLVGTLPIYLNSLPGRGVHVVTVNDYLAKRDSAWMGPLYQFHGMSIDCIDNHQPNSDGRRKAYNSDITYGTNNEFGFDYLRDNMVTSPSELVQRELNFAIVDEVDSVLVDDARTPLIISGPVPQGDRQEFDVLKPSIDRIVEVQKKTVSTIFNEAKKLIAAGNTKEGGFKLLQAYRGLPKNRQLIKFLSESGNRALLQKVEAQYMQDNNRDMPIVDKDLYFVIEEKNNQVDLTDKGVEYMSQGNSDPNFFVLPDIGTEIAELEAKNLSKEEEFEAKERLFAEFAEKSERVHTMSQLLKAYTLFEKDDEYVVIDGEVKIVDEQTGRIMEGRRYSDGLHQAIEAKENVKIEAATQTFATITLQNYFRMYNKLAGMTGTAETEAGELWEIYKLDVVVIPTNRPILRQDKQDLVYKTNREKYNAVIEEVERLTAAGRPVLVGTTSVEISQLLSKALQLRKIPHQVLNAKLHKKEAEIVAGAGQPGVVTIATNMAGRGTDIKLSKEVKDAGGLAIIGTERHDSRRVDRQLRGRAGRQGDPGSSQFYVSLEDNLMRLFGSERIAKMMDRMGHKEGEVIQHSMISKSIERAQKKVEENNFGTRKRLLEYDDVMNKQRDVIYKRRRNALFGDHLKYDITNMIFDVANSIVAKGKANGSYKDFEYDIIKTFTMESPVSEEDFKGKSVQDLTNILFKAAQEDYQMKLNLLKEKSFPIIENVYQNQGSMFKMIQVPFTDGHKTMTIVADLKEAYETKCESLVNDFEKNITLSIIDENWKLHLREMDDLRRSSQGAVYEQKDPLVIYKQESFHLFSEMIDKMNKEIISFLYKGEIPS; via the coding sequence ATGAGTTTTTTAAACAAAGTTCTTAAAGGGTTTTTGGGAGACAAAAAAGCGCAGGACCTAAAAGAAGTAAAAAAAGTTGTAACAAAAATCAAAGCTGTAGAACCTGACATCCAACAATTATCGGATGACGGTTTGAGACAAAAGACGGCTGAGTTTAAAGAGAATATAAAATCTGCAACCAGCAAGATTACAGCTCAGATAGAACAGATAAAAGAGCAGATTAAAAATTCAACTAACGTTGATGAAAAAGAAGCTCTTTTCTCAAAAATTGAGTCTTTAAAGAAAGAATCATACGAGATTGAAGAAAAAGTCCTGGTTCAGCTCCTTCCTGAAGCTTTTGCATTAGTGAAAGAAACAGCAAGAAGATGGGCACAGAATGGAGAAATCCGGGTAACAGCAACTGACTGGGATAGAGAGTTGGTAGCTGCAGGAAAAGACTTCGTAGAAATTCAGGGAGACCAAGCTGTTTGGAAAAACTCATGGGACGCAGCCGGAACTCCTGTAGTTTGGGACATGGTCCACTATGATGTTCAGTTTATCGGGGGGATTATTCTTCACAGCGGTAAAATTGCCGAAATGGCAACCGGTGAAGGTAAAACTCTGGTAGGAACATTGCCTATTTACTTAAATTCTCTTCCGGGAAGAGGAGTTCACGTGGTAACTGTGAATGATTACCTTGCCAAAAGAGACTCGGCATGGATGGGACCTCTTTATCAGTTCCACGGAATGTCTATTGATTGTATCGACAACCACCAGCCGAATTCAGACGGAAGAAGAAAAGCATATAACTCAGATATTACCTACGGGACCAACAACGAATTCGGTTTCGATTACCTGAGAGATAATATGGTGACTTCACCTTCAGAACTGGTACAAAGAGAACTGAACTTTGCCATTGTGGATGAGGTGGATTCTGTATTGGTAGATGATGCAAGAACACCACTGATCATCTCTGGTCCGGTTCCCCAGGGAGACAGACAGGAGTTTGATGTCCTGAAACCTTCTATCGACAGAATTGTTGAAGTACAGAAGAAAACGGTTTCTACTATTTTTAATGAAGCCAAAAAACTAATCGCTGCCGGAAACACCAAAGAAGGTGGTTTTAAATTACTTCAGGCGTACAGGGGACTTCCAAAAAACAGACAATTAATTAAATTTTTATCGGAAAGCGGAAACAGAGCATTGCTTCAGAAAGTGGAAGCGCAGTACATGCAGGATAACAACCGTGATATGCCGATTGTAGATAAGGATCTTTACTTCGTGATTGAAGAAAAGAACAATCAGGTAGACCTTACAGACAAAGGTGTTGAATACATGTCTCAGGGAAATTCTGATCCAAACTTCTTCGTGCTTCCGGATATCGGAACTGAAATTGCAGAACTGGAGGCTAAGAACTTATCTAAAGAAGAGGAATTTGAAGCAAAAGAAAGGCTTTTCGCTGAATTTGCTGAAAAGTCAGAAAGGGTTCACACAATGAGCCAGCTACTGAAAGCTTACACATTATTTGAAAAAGATGATGAGTATGTAGTAATTGATGGTGAAGTAAAAATCGTTGATGAGCAGACGGGACGTATCATGGAGGGACGTCGTTATTCGGATGGTCTTCACCAGGCAATTGAAGCTAAGGAAAATGTGAAGATTGAGGCAGCTACCCAAACTTTTGCAACCATTACGCTTCAGAACTATTTCCGTATGTACAACAAACTTGCGGGAATGACCGGTACTGCAGAAACAGAGGCAGGTGAGCTTTGGGAAATCTATAAATTAGACGTTGTTGTAATTCCAACAAACCGCCCTATCTTAAGACAGGACAAACAGGATTTAGTTTATAAGACTAACAGAGAAAAATATAATGCCGTAATTGAAGAAGTTGAAAGGTTAACAGCAGCCGGAAGACCGGTACTTGTAGGGACCACTTCGGTTGAAATCTCTCAATTGCTTTCCAAAGCATTACAATTAAGAAAAATTCCGCACCAGGTATTGAACGCTAAGCTTCACAAAAAAGAAGCAGAAATCGTTGCCGGTGCAGGACAGCCGGGAGTGGTAACTATTGCTACCAACATGGCTGGTCGTGGTACAGATATTAAGCTTTCAAAAGAGGTTAAAGATGCAGGAGGCTTAGCCATCATTGGTACTGAGAGACATGATTCAAGACGTGTTGACAGACAGCTGAGAGGTAGAGCAGGACGTCAGGGAGATCCGGGAAGTTCCCAGTTCTATGTATCTCTGGAAGATAACCTGATGCGTCTCTTCGGATCTGAAAGAATTGCTAAAATGATGGACAGAATGGGTCATAAGGAAGGCGAGGTTATTCAGCACTCCATGATCAGCAAGTCTATTGAAAGAGCTCAGAAAAAAGTAGAGGAAAACAACTTCGGAACAAGAAAAAGACTTCTTGAGTATGATGACGTTATGAACAAACAACGTGATGTGATCTATAAGAGAAGAAGAAATGCCCTATTCGGAGATCATTTGAAGTATGATATTACGAATATGATTTTCGATGTTGCCAACTCTATCGTAGCAAAAGGAAAAGCCAACGGAAGTTATAAAGATTTCGAATATGATATTATCAAAACCTTTACGATGGAGTCTCCGGTTTCCGAAGAAGATTTCAAAGGTAAATCTGTTCAGGATTTAACAAATATCCTATTCAAAGCTGCCCAGGAGGATTATCAAATGAAACTGAACCTGTTGAAAGAAAAATCGTTCCCAATCATTGAGAACGTATATCAAAATCAGGGTTCAATGTTTAAGATGATTCAGGTTCCTTTCACTGACGGGCACAAGACAATGACTATCGTAGCTGATTTAAAAGAAGCCTATGAAACGAAATGTGAAAGCCTGGTGAATGATTTTGAAAAGAACATTACCCTGTCTATCATTGATGAGAACTGGAAGCTTCACCTCCGTGAAATGGATGATCTGAGAAGATCTTCACAGGGAGCCGTTTACGAGCAGAAAGATCCATTGGTAATTTACAAACAGGAGTCTTTCCATCTATTCAGTGAAATGATTGATAAAATGAACAAAGAAATTATTTCGTTCCTATACAAAGGAGAAATCCCTTCATAA
- a CDS encoding TonB-dependent siderophore receptor — translation MKNVLFCASLLSSIIVVAQEKDSTKSNHIEEIVVNGKYYKKYVEKQGSSSLRLDEALIKIPQNISIITNKALEDQQVTTLSDGVLRNVAGAQRLEHWGDMYTRVNMRGARAAAFMNGVNVTSNWGPLSEDMSYVDHIEFIKGPSGFLMSNGEPSGIYNIVTKKPTGNALNGTARVTLGSFNMYRGETDIDTKITNKVAFRLNVMAQNKKSFRDYEFNDRYIINPSLKVDLSDKTTLTAEYIYQKAKMSEVGSAYVFSADGYATQPVEYSITDPSIDPTRVTNNTINVNLQHKFNENWKLTSQLTYVNEYTLGSDIWPTKFEGQYMLRGLNYWEASNEMKFGQLFLNGYAKTGSVSHKILAGLDLGSKKYIADWNQNYSLDKNNENGDNGTPDYRYWFNVNTRNYDINGESSYSGPNGTYKPFDTSKPLSVRAGAGGTIDQNYTGLYLQDELGFLDDALRLTLAARYTTVKENNYGTLSEANRITPRIGVSYSIDANTSAYALYDQSFNPQAGLFRDGTTAKPVTGSNMEIGFKKDWFAGKWNTTLSLYSINKNNAITGDPSDPTYKYSILLGKTRAQGVEFDLKGEVFKGLNAIFNYAFTENKFTETTPKANKGDKVPGYAKHTVNGWLNYTFTVGELTGFGLNFGGTYMGDRSSWDWGSTNTLQMGDYVKFDAGASWENAKFRINLNVFNVFNRYLYSGTPYAGYYYYQADAPRNFRLSIGYKF, via the coding sequence ATGAAAAATGTACTGTTTTGTGCCTCATTATTAAGTTCTATTATAGTGGTTGCACAGGAAAAAGATTCCACCAAATCTAATCATATTGAAGAAATTGTAGTCAATGGTAAGTATTATAAGAAATATGTAGAAAAGCAGGGATCTTCTTCTCTTCGTCTGGATGAAGCACTAATAAAAATTCCTCAGAACATTTCAATCATCACCAATAAAGCTTTAGAAGATCAGCAGGTAACTACTTTAAGTGACGGCGTTCTAAGAAACGTTGCCGGAGCCCAAAGACTGGAACATTGGGGAGATATGTATACAAGAGTAAATATGAGAGGAGCCAGAGCAGCAGCTTTTATGAACGGAGTCAATGTTACCTCCAACTGGGGGCCTTTAAGCGAAGATATGAGCTATGTAGACCATATCGAGTTTATAAAAGGTCCTTCAGGATTTTTAATGTCAAACGGAGAACCGAGCGGAATCTATAATATTGTTACGAAAAAACCTACCGGAAACGCTTTAAACGGAACAGCAAGAGTTACACTCGGAAGTTTCAATATGTACAGAGGAGAAACGGATATTGACACAAAAATCACGAATAAAGTAGCATTCAGATTAAATGTAATGGCCCAAAACAAAAAAAGTTTCAGAGACTATGAATTCAATGACAGGTACATTATTAATCCTTCATTAAAGGTGGATCTTAGTGATAAAACTACTTTAACAGCAGAATATATTTATCAAAAAGCAAAAATGTCCGAAGTGGGCTCTGCTTATGTATTCAGTGCAGACGGTTATGCTACCCAACCGGTTGAATACAGCATTACAGATCCCAGCATTGATCCTACAAGGGTTACCAACAATACGATTAATGTAAACCTGCAGCATAAATTTAATGAGAACTGGAAATTAACATCGCAGCTTACTTATGTCAATGAATATACATTAGGAAGTGATATCTGGCCTACAAAGTTTGAAGGACAGTATATGCTTCGCGGTTTAAACTATTGGGAGGCAAGCAATGAGATGAAGTTCGGACAGCTATTTCTGAATGGTTATGCCAAAACAGGATCTGTTTCTCATAAAATCTTAGCCGGATTAGACCTTGGAAGTAAAAAATATATTGCAGACTGGAATCAGAACTACAGCCTGGATAAAAACAACGAAAATGGAGATAATGGTACGCCTGATTACAGATATTGGTTTAATGTAAATACCCGCAATTATGATATCAATGGTGAAAGCTCTTATTCAGGGCCCAATGGCACTTATAAACCATTTGACACGAGTAAGCCTCTTTCTGTAAGAGCTGGTGCCGGGGGTACAATTGATCAAAATTATACGGGGTTATACTTACAGGATGAACTGGGGTTTTTAGATGATGCCCTGCGCCTTACTTTAGCCGCCCGTTATACTACCGTAAAGGAAAACAACTACGGCACATTGTCTGAGGCCAACAGAATCACCCCCCGTATTGGCGTAAGCTATTCTATTGATGCCAATACATCTGCTTATGCTTTATATGACCAATCATTCAACCCGCAGGCAGGTTTGTTCAGGGATGGAACAACAGCAAAGCCTGTAACAGGAAGCAATATGGAGATTGGCTTCAAGAAAGACTGGTTTGCCGGAAAATGGAATACTACATTATCATTGTATAGCATTAATAAAAACAATGCTATTACAGGAGATCCATCAGATCCTACCTATAAATATTCTATTCTGCTTGGAAAAACAAGGGCACAGGGAGTGGAATTTGATCTGAAAGGGGAAGTATTTAAAGGCTTAAATGCAATATTCAACTATGCATTCACTGAAAACAAATTCACTGAAACAACACCAAAAGCAAACAAAGGAGATAAAGTTCCGGGATATGCCAAACATACGGTGAACGGATGGTTAAACTATACATTTACAGTAGGTGAACTAACTGGCTTTGGATTAAACTTCGGAGGAACGTATATGGGTGATAGAAGCAGCTGGGACTGGGGAAGCACAAATACCTTACAAATGGGTGATTATGTAAAATTCGATGCCGGGGCGTCCTGGGAAAATGCAAAATTCAGGATCAACCTGAATGTGTTCAATGTCTTCAACAGATATTTATACTCAGGAACTCCATATGCCGGGTATTATTATTATCAGGCAGATGCACCTAGAAATTTCAGATTATCAATCGGATATAAATTTTAA
- a CDS encoding PepSY-associated TM helix domain-containing protein, which translates to MRKKHHHKKKVSPTRKWSARLHLWFGLSVGIIVFIVSLTGTLYVFKDEVQNILRKDAIYIKQEDTGKQPLSISILREKVTSAVNEQYPVNSVEIPLDKNKSYRFLYYEKNKKGWNYFQEVLMNKQVYVNQYTGEILGIYNEKYDFFNILKYIHWGLLLNSDWGKYVVGIPSILFIFMLITGIILWWPKNKKARKGRFWFSWENVKTWKRKNYDLHNILGFYASFIALLMSITGIYFAYPYVKNAFNLTLSGSFELPKEKEIKSPDSLMPKNQATFDLAAVQTQKLYSGSSSFRISLNGKNKKGKELKNLPVTVYGQEGRFSERNLLIFDKYSGKLLANKPHHKLNNAEKYANANYDIHTGSYFGLFGKIIWFIAGLICTSLPVTGFLVWWGKRKKKGKKI; encoded by the coding sequence ATGAGAAAAAAGCATCACCATAAAAAGAAGGTTTCTCCAACAAGGAAATGGTCTGCCAGACTGCATCTGTGGTTTGGCTTGTCCGTTGGTATTATCGTTTTTATTGTGTCTCTGACCGGCACTTTATATGTTTTTAAGGATGAAGTACAGAATATCCTTCGTAAGGACGCCATTTATATAAAACAGGAAGATACCGGTAAACAACCTTTATCAATTTCTATTCTTCGCGAAAAAGTAACCTCAGCAGTTAATGAGCAATATCCGGTAAATTCTGTAGAAATTCCTTTAGATAAAAATAAATCTTACCGCTTTCTTTATTATGAAAAAAATAAGAAGGGATGGAACTATTTTCAGGAAGTTCTGATGAACAAGCAGGTATATGTTAATCAATACACTGGTGAAATTCTGGGTATTTACAATGAAAAATATGATTTTTTCAATATTTTAAAATATATTCATTGGGGACTTCTTCTCAATTCAGACTGGGGCAAGTATGTCGTGGGAATTCCTTCCATACTTTTTATCTTTATGCTGATCACCGGAATTATATTATGGTGGCCCAAAAACAAAAAAGCAAGAAAAGGACGGTTCTGGTTCAGTTGGGAAAATGTAAAAACCTGGAAGCGCAAAAACTATGATCTTCATAATATTTTAGGATTCTATGCTTCATTTATTGCTTTATTAATGAGCATTACCGGAATTTATTTTGCTTACCCGTATGTGAAAAATGCATTCAACCTTACACTCTCAGGCTCTTTTGAACTGCCTAAAGAAAAAGAAATCAAATCACCTGATTCCCTGATGCCAAAAAACCAGGCGACTTTTGATCTTGCAGCGGTACAAACACAAAAATTATATTCCGGATCATCCAGCTTCAGAATATCCTTAAACGGAAAAAATAAAAAAGGAAAAGAGCTTAAAAATCTTCCGGTCACAGTGTATGGCCAGGAAGGAAGGTTCAGTGAAAGGAACCTTCTCATTTTTGACAAATATTCAGGAAAACTTCTCGCCAATAAACCTCATCACAAACTCAATAATGCTGAAAAATATGCGAATGCCAATTACGATATCCATACAGGTTCCTACTTCGGGCTGTTTGGAAAAATCATATGGTTTATCGCCGGCCTCATTTGTACCTCACTCCCGGTCACCGGATTCTTAGTCTGGTGGGGGAAAAGAAAGAAAAAAGGAAAGAAAATATAA
- a CDS encoding TonB-dependent receptor encodes MKKVILSAACLGTTMVFAQVKDSLQTQSVEEVVMTASRKKENIKEIPGSITVVAEKQIQSQLTVNSDITSILQYTVPSLGTNSGQTSNTGQTLRGRQVLVLIDGIPQSTPLRNGARDLRVVDPSAIERVEVIKGASSIYGNGADGGIINYITKRSKTDKKISGISQIGFTGQPYGGTLGIRASQLLTGKINRFDYTFSLAYERTGYMKDASGVYLSPTYSTAKMDNYNGMLKLGYNINDNQRIEASYIGYSSRSDLNLGLSTGKYGIRPTIGEGVGKSLETTPQGTPKNHNIRVSYDNKNLFAGTSLNINLYYQDFKTVYGYSDTFLNGGQSNVISKKAGARFNFDTQLWNSGNSQGEIIYGADILNDQTVQKLEDGRFWTPNMNMTNIAPFLLTKIDLFKKLTIKAGLRYENIRVNVDDFNTLSVLKSDGTFTTSIPVAGGKLNYNALVGNIGIRYNVQPYINLFASFSQAYSINELGRILRTSTSETIKSLETKPIIVNNYELGATGQLSNWLNYELTSYVSTSKLGASFVQSPDRALMIQRSPEIVYGVEGFLHFTPLHWLQFGGSYSWMEGITSLKDDGNYSAKINNSRISAPKVLAYVQAKPIPVLSLGLDMLHSFTQSRFEPNAKTGLYAYGEGYVPEYTVFNFKTSFEVNRNWKLSLGIENLFNKKYQPAIAWWSARDNEFVNALGMRGTLMVEYKF; translated from the coding sequence ATGAAAAAAGTGATTTTGTCAGCGGCCTGTTTAGGAACCACGATGGTCTTTGCGCAGGTTAAGGATAGTTTACAAACCCAAAGCGTTGAGGAAGTTGTGATGACAGCCTCAAGAAAGAAGGAAAATATCAAGGAAATTCCAGGCTCAATCACCGTGGTTGCGGAAAAGCAGATTCAATCTCAATTGACGGTCAATTCGGATATTACGAGTATCCTGCAGTATACCGTTCCCAGTTTAGGAACCAATTCCGGGCAGACATCGAATACCGGACAAACATTAAGAGGCCGCCAGGTCCTGGTATTAATTGACGGAATTCCACAGTCTACTCCTCTCCGAAACGGGGCAAGAGACCTGAGGGTTGTTGATCCTTCAGCGATTGAAAGAGTTGAAGTCATAAAAGGAGCATCCTCCATCTATGGAAATGGTGCCGATGGTGGTATCATCAATTATATTACGAAAAGAAGTAAAACAGATAAGAAAATCTCCGGGATATCACAGATCGGTTTTACCGGCCAGCCTTACGGAGGAACCCTGGGAATAAGAGCCAGCCAGCTTTTAACAGGAAAAATTAACAGGTTTGATTATACCTTTTCACTAGCTTATGAAAGAACAGGTTACATGAAAGATGCAAGCGGTGTTTATCTGAGTCCAACATACAGTACTGCGAAGATGGATAATTACAACGGAATGTTGAAATTAGGCTACAATATCAATGATAATCAAAGAATTGAAGCATCTTATATTGGTTACTCCTCAAGATCTGATCTTAACCTGGGGCTAAGTACAGGAAAATATGGCATCAGGCCAACCATAGGCGAAGGAGTGGGGAAAAGCCTTGAAACAACACCACAGGGAACTCCAAAAAACCACAACATCAGGGTAAGCTATGACAATAAAAACCTGTTTGCAGGAACATCATTGAATATTAATCTTTATTATCAGGATTTTAAAACAGTCTATGGGTACAGTGATACTTTTTTGAATGGAGGGCAATCCAATGTTATTTCTAAAAAAGCCGGGGCGCGATTCAATTTTGACACCCAACTCTGGAATTCTGGCAATTCTCAGGGAGAAATTATCTACGGAGCCGATATCCTGAACGACCAAACCGTACAAAAACTGGAAGACGGCCGTTTCTGGACTCCCAATATGAATATGACCAATATTGCTCCTTTCCTATTGACAAAAATTGACCTGTTTAAGAAACTGACCATTAAGGCCGGGCTTCGTTACGAAAATATCAGGGTGAATGTAGATGATTTCAACACCCTTTCAGTACTTAAAAGTGATGGAACTTTTACAACCAGCATTCCTGTTGCAGGAGGAAAATTAAATTATAACGCCTTAGTAGGAAATATCGGTATCCGCTACAATGTTCAGCCTTATATTAATCTTTTTGCAAGCTTTTCACAAGCCTATTCTATCAACGAGCTGGGAAGAATCTTAAGAACCTCAACTTCCGAAACGATTAAAAGTCTTGAAACCAAACCTATCATTGTCAACAATTATGAACTGGGAGCAACAGGACAGCTTTCAAACTGGCTGAATTATGAATTAACTTCCTATGTGAGTACTTCCAAACTAGGAGCTTCTTTTGTACAAAGCCCGGACAGAGCATTAATGATCCAGAGGTCACCGGAAATCGTTTATGGTGTGGAAGGCTTTTTACACTTTACTCCCCTACACTGGCTTCAATTTGGTGGAAGCTACAGCTGGATGGAAGGAATTACTTCTCTAAAGGATGACGGGAATTATTCTGCAAAAATCAACAACAGCAGGATTTCTGCTCCGAAAGTGCTTGCTTATGTTCAGGCAAAACCCATACCGGTGCTGTCCTTAGGTCTGGATATGCTTCATTCATTCACCCAAAGCAGATTTGAGCCTAATGCAAAAACAGGGTTGTATGCTTATGGTGAAGGGTATGTTCCTGAATATACAGTTTTCAATTTCAAAACAAGCTTTGAGGTTAACCGTAATTGGAAATTGTCTTTAGGCATCGAAAACCTGTTCAATAAAAAATATCAGCCTGCTATTGCCTGGTGGTCGGCAAGAGACAATGAATTCGTTAATGCCTTGGGAATGAGGGGAACTCTCATGGTGGAATATAAATTTTAA